A single region of the Elizabethkingia sp. JS20170427COW genome encodes:
- a CDS encoding FAD-binding oxidoreductase, translating into MKNKYYQVKILEIEYDTDEAVGIKMEIPEAFKEEFRFKAGQYLNFKFEIDGEEEHRSYSIVDAPSDHHPYFEVLVKHLLGGKVSTFVKEQLRAGDFLEVMAPMGHFTSSYHPSNQITYVGLAAGSGISPVLSNLKEALRIEPNSKALLLYGNQSIAKILKKKEIEKMQSEFGERLQVEYLLSREKHPNPLFDGRLSKDKLAEILQCLSEYNHPESRFFICGPSEMIKSLSSFLKEEKKIPAIQVMYEYYKPPEEENEEEMSEEFKKIPNLESMVTVILDDDEYAFHLNSKKENILDKAMKEKLPVPFSCKNAVCCTCKAQVLEGQVFMEKNYALTEEEVAKGYILTCQSHPITNNVMITYDV; encoded by the coding sequence ATGAAAAATAAATATTACCAAGTTAAAATTCTCGAAATTGAATATGATACCGATGAGGCGGTTGGGATTAAAATGGAGATTCCAGAAGCCTTTAAGGAAGAATTTAGATTCAAAGCAGGACAGTATCTCAATTTTAAATTTGAGATTGATGGAGAAGAGGAACACCGCTCTTATTCTATTGTAGATGCGCCATCTGATCATCATCCTTATTTTGAAGTACTGGTAAAACATCTCTTAGGAGGAAAAGTATCCACTTTTGTAAAAGAGCAGTTGAGAGCAGGAGATTTTTTGGAAGTAATGGCTCCCATGGGGCATTTTACATCGAGTTATCATCCTTCTAATCAAATTACTTATGTGGGTTTGGCTGCGGGAAGTGGGATTAGTCCTGTATTGTCCAATTTAAAGGAAGCTTTAAGGATAGAACCTAATAGCAAAGCATTACTTTTATATGGCAACCAAAGCATTGCTAAAATTTTGAAGAAAAAGGAGATTGAAAAAATGCAATCAGAATTTGGTGAAAGGTTACAGGTGGAATATTTATTGAGTAGAGAAAAGCACCCTAACCCTTTATTTGATGGTAGGTTGAGTAAAGACAAGCTAGCAGAAATATTACAGTGTTTGTCAGAATATAATCATCCAGAAAGTCGATTTTTTATTTGTGGACCTTCTGAAATGATAAAGTCACTTTCTAGTTTTTTGAAAGAAGAAAAGAAAATTCCGGCCATACAAGTCATGTACGAGTATTACAAACCTCCTGAAGAAGAAAATGAAGAGGAAATGAGCGAGGAATTTAAAAAGATTCCGAACTTGGAGAGTATGGTTACGGTGATTTTAGATGATGATGAATATGCTTTTCATTTGAATTCTAAAAAGGAAAATATTTTGGATAAGGCGATGAAGGAAAAACTTCCTGTACCGTTTTCATGCAAAAATGCAGTATGTTGTACCTGTAAAGCTCAGGTTTTGGAAGGACAAGTTTTTATGGAGAAAAATTATGCCCTTACGGAAGAAGAAGTTGCCAAAGGATATATACTTACTTGCCAAAGTCATCCTATTACCAATAATGTGATGATTACTTATGATGTTTAG
- a CDS encoding YceI family protein: MKKRVLLGFALGIVGSSLIISCSKDKPLNSETTEVATTKDGKIYDVDTVNSKLEWTGYKILKSDNTSQFGSLKFESGQVTIKDGILESGNFVANMNSISSESISNDPESKAKLDSHLKDGDFFETNKFPTATFEITKVTPNTIGDYNTIIDGNLTIKGVTKPFSINANVKVDADSATIKSEKKDFNRKDFGINFTAPISNGVIKDEISLQINIKVLENK, encoded by the coding sequence ATGAAAAAAAGAGTACTTTTGGGATTTGCTCTAGGAATTGTGGGAAGCTCACTTATCATTTCTTGTAGTAAAGACAAACCATTAAACAGTGAGACTACTGAAGTTGCTACCACTAAAGATGGTAAAATTTATGATGTAGATACAGTTAACAGTAAGCTAGAATGGACGGGTTACAAAATTTTAAAATCCGATAATACTTCTCAATTTGGGAGTTTAAAATTCGAAAGTGGGCAAGTAACCATTAAAGATGGCATTCTAGAATCTGGAAACTTCGTTGCAAATATGAATTCTATTTCATCTGAGAGTATCAGCAATGATCCCGAGAGTAAAGCCAAGCTGGATAGCCACCTGAAAGATGGTGATTTTTTTGAGACCAATAAATTTCCAACAGCTACTTTCGAAATTACCAAAGTAACCCCTAACACCATTGGTGATTACAACACCATCATAGATGGAAACCTTACGATAAAAGGAGTTACCAAGCCTTTTAGCATTAATGCCAATGTAAAAGTAGATGCTGATTCGGCAACGATAAAATCTGAGAAAAAAGATTTTAATAGAAAAGATTTTGGCATCAACTTTACCGCTCCTATTAGCAATGGGGTAATAAAAGATGAAATTAGCCTACAAATCAATATTAAGGTTTTGGAAAACAAATAA
- a CDS encoding ABC transporter ATP-binding protein, whose product MLLSLQGVSFSYTSEKVLFEDFNLEVKKGSIVALIGESGCGKTTLLNLIYGLNNWSSGKIYFEGKEIFGPKANIVPGEKEMKMVAQHYDLMPYSTVYDNVGKYLSNINLPAKREKVRQLLQVVEMEEYMYEYPKNLSGGQKQRVAIAQALSVTPKLILLDEPFSNLDYSKKSSLRDKLFGFVRDHKIGLIISTHDVTEIMPWVDQVLVLEKGDLIQQDTPEYIYYHPKSPYVAKLFGEVNLLSEEEQKELELPKWYYYPHQISLRVYGVSARVIESGFAGNYYRNLVQVKNTKFVFYTPEKQHGFVNIAFS is encoded by the coding sequence ATGTTATTAAGTTTGCAAGGAGTAAGTTTCAGCTATACCTCTGAGAAGGTATTGTTTGAAGATTTTAATTTAGAAGTAAAAAAAGGATCTATTGTAGCCCTTATCGGTGAAAGTGGATGTGGGAAAACAACTTTATTGAATCTTATTTATGGATTAAATAATTGGTCTTCGGGGAAAATTTATTTCGAGGGAAAAGAAATATTTGGACCCAAAGCCAATATTGTCCCTGGAGAAAAGGAAATGAAGATGGTGGCTCAGCATTACGATCTGATGCCTTATTCTACAGTGTATGATAATGTAGGAAAGTATTTGTCCAATATTAATTTACCAGCAAAAAGGGAAAAAGTACGACAGCTCTTGCAAGTGGTAGAAATGGAAGAGTATATGTATGAGTATCCTAAAAACCTTAGTGGTGGACAAAAGCAGAGGGTTGCCATTGCACAAGCTTTGTCGGTAACTCCTAAGCTAATACTCCTAGACGAGCCTTTTAGCAATTTAGATTATTCCAAAAAATCTAGTCTTAGAGATAAACTTTTTGGTTTTGTAAGAGATCATAAGATAGGCTTAATTATCAGCACTCATGATGTTACTGAAATTATGCCTTGGGTAGATCAAGTTTTGGTATTAGAGAAAGGCGACTTAATACAACAAGATACACCAGAGTATATCTATTATCATCCTAAAAGTCCTTATGTAGCTAAACTCTTCGGAGAAGTTAATCTTTTATCGGAAGAAGAGCAAAAAGAATTGGAATTGCCCAAATGGTATTATTATCCCCATCAGATTTCTCTCCGTGTATATGGGGTGAGTGCTCGGGTAATAGAATCGGGTTTTGCAGGAAATTATTATAGAAATCTAGTACAGGTTAAGAATACAAAATTCGTATTTTATACTCCCGAAAAACAGCATGGCTTTGTAAATATTGCTTTCTCATAA
- a CDS encoding GAF domain-containing protein, translating into MKELKQRLSLLIQSEEDTQAKLQKICTLLDQEIEYFNWTGFYFRDGDKEELVLGPYVGATTDHIRIPFGKGICGQVAVSGETFLVPDVYAQDNYLSCSLDTQSEIVVPIFKNGKNIGQIDIDSHHKDPFSQEDQQLLEWLCEEVGKLDF; encoded by the coding sequence ATGAAAGAATTAAAACAGAGGCTCTCTTTACTGATACAATCTGAAGAAGACACCCAAGCTAAGCTTCAAAAAATATGCACTCTTCTCGATCAAGAAATAGAATATTTCAATTGGACAGGATTCTACTTCAGAGATGGCGACAAAGAGGAGTTAGTGCTTGGCCCTTATGTTGGAGCCACTACCGACCATATAAGAATCCCTTTTGGTAAAGGAATTTGCGGACAAGTAGCTGTATCTGGTGAGACCTTCCTCGTTCCCGATGTATATGCGCAAGACAACTATCTCTCTTGCTCTTTAGACACACAATCGGAAATTGTAGTACCCATTTTTAAAAACGGGAAAAATATAGGACAAATCGATATTGATAGTCACCATAAAGACCCCTTCAGCCAGGAAGATCAACAACTTTTGGAATGGCTTTGCGAGGAGGTTGGTAAATTAGATTTTTAA
- a CDS encoding TonB-dependent receptor, whose product MTPIKPILTPKQKALNINLDPLIYGTFAEIGAGQETVRHFFRAGGASQTIAKAMSAYDKEFSDAIYGKELKSRYVTQNRLRKMLRYEVELVEERLDRSLVPGRKYFSYANTVTTINYNKTSQGHGWVGIRFQTDEHKDYNEIVLHVKFKENDSTLQQETLGNIGVNLIYGAFRYYDNPRKLIDSLYDDIALDKIEIDMIDFCGPDFLYVDNRLMSLQLVKKGMTDAVIFNSEGINMLSADILYKQNIFAVRGSFRPVTLVNIDMFENGLQRFLQDNNINPEDTQVLFEITISNLRAAGYIDERDFLDRVDVLAKLGYNVMISNFSEYYRMVDYFSKYTKGKIGVAMGVNNLLDVFDEEFYENLPGGILEAFGKFFKKGMNVYLYPYKDTATRELLNSENLKVHPNLKELYKYFKHNKLIVDIKNFNPEYLEIYSRETLKKIANKDCSWEKELPSGVVELIKERGMFGYKN is encoded by the coding sequence ATGACCCCAATAAAGCCGATTTTAACACCTAAACAAAAAGCTTTAAATATAAACTTAGATCCATTAATTTACGGAACATTTGCCGAAATTGGCGCAGGACAAGAAACAGTAAGACATTTTTTCAGAGCTGGGGGAGCTTCTCAAACCATTGCAAAAGCAATGTCTGCTTACGATAAAGAGTTTAGTGATGCTATTTACGGTAAAGAACTAAAAAGCAGATATGTAACCCAAAACAGACTTCGCAAAATGCTTCGCTATGAAGTAGAATTGGTAGAAGAAAGATTGGATAGAAGCTTAGTTCCTGGGAGAAAATATTTTTCTTACGCCAATACTGTTACCACCATCAATTATAACAAAACCTCTCAAGGTCATGGCTGGGTAGGAATCCGCTTCCAAACCGATGAACACAAGGATTATAATGAAATTGTTCTCCATGTAAAATTTAAGGAAAACGATTCTACCCTTCAACAAGAAACTTTAGGAAATATCGGGGTAAACCTCATCTACGGAGCTTTTAGATATTACGACAATCCTAGAAAACTTATCGACTCTCTATACGATGACATCGCATTGGATAAGATTGAAATCGACATGATTGATTTTTGTGGTCCAGATTTCCTTTATGTGGACAATCGACTAATGTCTCTACAATTGGTGAAAAAAGGGATGACAGATGCGGTGATTTTCAATTCGGAAGGGATTAACATGCTTTCTGCAGACATTTTATACAAACAAAATATCTTTGCGGTACGAGGAAGTTTCCGTCCGGTAACACTTGTGAATATCGATATGTTTGAAAATGGCCTCCAAAGATTCCTTCAAGACAATAATATCAACCCCGAAGACACACAAGTTCTTTTCGAAATTACCATCTCTAACCTTAGGGCTGCAGGATATATCGACGAAAGAGACTTCCTGGATCGAGTAGATGTATTGGCAAAGCTCGGATACAATGTAATGATCTCCAACTTCTCTGAGTACTACCGAATGGTAGATTACTTCAGCAAATATACCAAAGGGAAAATAGGTGTAGCTATGGGAGTTAACAACCTGTTAGATGTTTTTGATGAAGAATTCTATGAAAATCTCCCTGGAGGTATTCTGGAAGCTTTTGGTAAATTCTTTAAAAAAGGCATGAATGTATATCTTTACCCCTATAAAGACACTGCAACCAGAGAACTTCTCAACTCAGAAAACCTTAAAGTTCACCCTAATCTTAAAGAGCTTTACAAATACTTTAAGCACAATAAACTTATCGTGGACATTAAGAACTTCAACCCTGAATATTTAGAAATTTACTCCCGTGAAACTCTTAAAAAAATAGCCAACAAAGATTGTTCTTGGGAAAAAGAATTGCCTTCTGGGGTTGTAGAGCTTATCAAAGAAAGAGGAATGTTCGGGTATAAAAACTAA
- the argS gene encoding arginine--tRNA ligase: MKKQIQEAITQIIQDKYQLSDVLLEVQQNKSEFEGDFTVVIFPLVKLARKSPDTLGNELGEALMAATDEVSSYQVVKGFLNLSMKNTFFLKAFSSFNQNLGQLPAKQQTVMVEYSSPNTNKPLHLGHVRNNLLGYSVAQILKAAGYDVIKTQIINDRGIHICKSMLAWQKFGNGETPASTGLKGDKLVGNYYVKFDQEYKKQIDELKGQGLSEDEAKKQAPIILEAQKMLLDWENGDTEVRALWSTMNAWVYEGFNASYERMGVDFDQRQYESQTYLLGKDLIQEGLSKGVFFQKEDGSVWIDLSEEGLDQKLLLRSDGTSVYMTQDLGTAVERFKDNDIQQLIYTVGNEQDYHFQVLFLVLKKLGYSWAEYLHHLSYGMVELPNGKMKSREGTVVDADDLMQEMYLTAKEKAQELGKLENLSDEEKEASYETVGLGALKYFILKIDPKKKILFNPAESIDFNGNTGPFIQYTYARIQSLLAKASYAEEAAETNYELNTSEKELLVVLSQFDEVIAKAADTLSPAQVANYTYDLVKTYNSFYQNNPILNQEDESAKTFRLKISKITGQTIQRALQLLGIGTVNRM; the protein is encoded by the coding sequence ATGAAAAAACAGATACAGGAAGCGATAACTCAGATTATCCAGGACAAGTACCAACTTAGTGATGTTTTACTAGAAGTACAACAAAATAAATCCGAATTTGAAGGAGATTTTACCGTTGTTATATTTCCTTTGGTAAAGCTAGCAAGGAAAAGCCCGGATACTTTAGGAAACGAGTTAGGAGAGGCCCTTATGGCAGCTACCGATGAGGTGAGCAGCTACCAAGTAGTGAAGGGTTTCCTTAACCTTAGTATGAAAAATACATTCTTCCTTAAAGCTTTTTCTAGTTTTAATCAAAATTTAGGACAGTTGCCAGCCAAACAACAAACGGTGATGGTGGAGTATTCTTCTCCTAATACTAATAAGCCCCTGCATTTAGGTCACGTTAGAAATAATCTTTTAGGCTATTCTGTAGCACAAATTTTAAAAGCAGCAGGATACGATGTTATCAAAACTCAGATTATCAATGATCGAGGAATACATATCTGTAAATCCATGTTGGCATGGCAAAAATTCGGAAATGGAGAAACTCCTGCTTCTACTGGATTGAAGGGAGATAAATTGGTTGGAAATTACTATGTAAAATTCGACCAAGAATATAAAAAGCAAATAGATGAACTAAAAGGACAAGGTTTATCTGAGGATGAAGCGAAGAAACAAGCTCCAATTATCCTAGAAGCCCAAAAAATGCTTTTGGATTGGGAAAATGGAGATACCGAAGTAAGAGCACTTTGGTCAACCATGAATGCGTGGGTGTACGAAGGCTTTAATGCAAGTTATGAGAGAATGGGGGTGGACTTCGACCAACGCCAGTATGAAAGCCAAACTTATCTTTTAGGAAAAGATCTTATCCAAGAAGGGTTAAGTAAAGGAGTATTTTTCCAAAAAGAAGATGGATCGGTTTGGATTGATCTTAGTGAGGAAGGATTGGATCAAAAATTACTATTGCGCTCCGATGGTACCTCAGTGTACATGACACAGGACTTGGGTACCGCTGTAGAACGCTTTAAAGACAACGATATTCAACAGTTGATTTATACCGTAGGAAATGAGCAAGATTACCACTTCCAAGTTTTATTTTTAGTTCTTAAGAAGTTAGGCTACTCTTGGGCAGAGTATCTTCACCATTTATCTTATGGTATGGTAGAGCTTCCTAATGGGAAAATGAAGTCTCGTGAAGGTACAGTGGTAGATGCAGACGATTTAATGCAAGAGATGTACCTTACAGCAAAGGAAAAAGCTCAGGAATTAGGTAAGCTGGAAAATCTTAGTGATGAAGAGAAAGAGGCTTCTTATGAAACTGTAGGTTTAGGAGCGTTGAAATATTTTATTTTAAAGATAGATCCTAAGAAGAAAATATTGTTTAACCCAGCAGAAAGTATTGATTTCAACGGGAATACAGGACCTTTTATCCAATATACTTATGCCAGAATCCAATCCTTATTAGCAAAAGCTAGTTATGCTGAAGAAGCTGCAGAAACCAATTATGAATTAAATACTTCAGAGAAAGAATTGCTGGTGGTGCTTTCTCAGTTTGATGAGGTAATTGCTAAAGCAGCAGATACCCTTAGCCCAGCACAAGTGGCGAATTATACTTATGATTTGGTAAAAACTTATAACTCGTTCTACCAAAACAACCCTATTTTGAATCAAGAGGATGAGTCAGCTAAAACGTTTAGATTGAAGATTTCAAAAATCACAGGCCAAACCATACAAAGAGCTTTACAACTCTTAGGTATAGGAACAGTAAACAGAATGTAA
- a CDS encoding DUF3108 domain-containing protein, translated as MKKSLSILFVFFYMVSFAQWGEINNEEVLKYRIHYGLLTAGYVTLTTQNTNYHGKPHFHVKGVGRSSGAVRAFFKLDDIYESYIDTSTGLPSFYVRNVSEGSYRRNFASTFNHSQHSVSLYNRITGDTRVFDVPAKIQDMMSAFYYLRNIKTDSLKPGSVVRMNIWIDDETYPFLLKVVGKDIVNTKFGKIECLKIIPSVMSGRVFKDKEGVTMWVTNDANHIPVQMKAELLVGALKADLVSYSNIKHPLHVIKK; from the coding sequence ATGAAAAAATCGTTGAGCATTCTTTTTGTATTTTTTTACATGGTTTCTTTCGCACAGTGGGGAGAAATTAATAATGAAGAAGTTTTAAAATATAGAATCCATTATGGTTTGTTAACTGCAGGTTACGTCACATTAACAACTCAAAATACCAATTACCATGGGAAACCTCATTTTCATGTGAAAGGAGTAGGAAGAAGCTCAGGAGCTGTGAGGGCTTTTTTTAAACTAGACGATATTTATGAAAGCTATATCGATACTTCTACAGGCTTACCTAGTTTTTATGTAAGGAATGTAAGCGAAGGGAGTTATAGAAGAAATTTTGCATCTACCTTCAATCATTCTCAGCATTCGGTAAGTTTATATAATAGGATAACAGGGGATACAAGGGTCTTTGACGTTCCTGCGAAGATCCAAGATATGATGTCAGCATTCTATTATTTAAGAAATATAAAAACCGATTCTTTAAAACCAGGATCTGTGGTAAGGATGAATATTTGGATTGATGACGAAACCTATCCATTTCTTTTAAAAGTGGTGGGAAAAGACATCGTTAATACAAAATTTGGAAAAATAGAATGTTTGAAGATTATCCCTTCTGTAATGAGCGGTAGGGTGTTTAAAGATAAGGAAGGAGTAACGATGTGGGTAACCAATGATGCTAACCATATCCCCGTGCAGATGAAGGCCGAGCTGTTGGTTGGGGCTTTAAAAGCAGATTTGGTAAGCTATTCCAATATTAAGCATCCTCTTCATGTTATTAAAAAGTAA
- the pheS gene encoding phenylalanine--tRNA ligase subunit alpha — MLEKIEELLRQVEQFQSKNKEEIEQFRIAFIGKKGSVTELFEKFKEVPNEQKKEFGQKINTLKQAVNTKIEVLKANLSESIITERLDLTKPGFPTELGSRHPINLVKAKIIDIFKSIGFSISDGPEIEDDWHNFTALNLPEYHPARDMQDTFFIQRNPDTLLRTHTSSVQIRYMEKNEPPIRILSPGRVFRNESISSRSHCIFHQIEGLYIDKNVSFADLKQTIQYFTTELFGKSQIRMRPSYFPFTEPSAEVDVYWGLNSETDYRITKGTGWLEIMGCGMVDPAVLKNVNINPDEYSGFAFGMGIERIVMLLYQMSDIRMFFENDIRMLDQFKQL; from the coding sequence ATGCTAGAAAAAATAGAAGAATTACTAAGACAAGTAGAACAATTTCAGTCTAAAAATAAAGAAGAAATAGAACAATTCCGTATTGCCTTTATTGGTAAAAAAGGAAGTGTTACTGAACTTTTTGAAAAATTCAAAGAAGTTCCTAATGAGCAGAAGAAAGAGTTCGGCCAAAAGATCAATACTTTAAAACAAGCCGTTAACACTAAAATTGAAGTTTTAAAAGCCAACCTTTCTGAAAGTATTATTACCGAAAGATTAGATCTTACCAAACCTGGTTTTCCTACTGAACTAGGAAGCAGACATCCTATTAATTTGGTAAAAGCTAAGATTATCGACATCTTTAAATCTATAGGTTTCTCTATCTCTGATGGTCCTGAGATTGAAGATGACTGGCACAACTTTACGGCTCTTAACCTTCCTGAATACCATCCGGCAAGAGATATGCAAGATACTTTCTTTATCCAAAGAAATCCTGATACTTTGTTAAGAACTCACACCTCATCGGTACAGATTAGATATATGGAGAAAAACGAGCCTCCTATCCGTATTCTTTCTCCAGGGAGAGTTTTTCGTAATGAGTCTATCTCTTCTCGTTCGCATTGTATATTCCATCAGATTGAAGGTTTATATATCGACAAAAATGTATCTTTCGCCGATCTAAAACAAACGATACAATATTTTACTACCGAATTGTTTGGGAAATCTCAGATCAGAATGCGTCCTTCTTACTTCCCATTTACCGAACCTAGTGCGGAGGTAGATGTATATTGGGGACTTAATTCTGAAACCGATTATAGAATTACCAAAGGTACCGGCTGGTTAGAAATTATGGGTTGTGGTATGGTAGATCCTGCCGTTTTGAAAAATGTAAATATCAATCCTGATGAATACAGCGGTTTTGCTTTTGGTATGGGAATAGAACGTATCGTTATGCTCCTTTATCAAATGTCTGATATTAGAATGTTCTTTGAAAATGATATTAGAATGCTAGACCAGTTTAAACAACTATAA
- a CDS encoding MBL fold metallo-hydrolase, translating into MHLKFLGTGTSQGVPFIGCTDPVCLSENPKDKRLRSSVIITTNAGNKILIDCGPDFRQQMLNNSEDRVDAVLITHEHNDHVIGMDDLRPLIFKMKKEMPIYCKERTATEIKKRFPYAFAKDKYPGAPSFEMNILENKPFTLLDVEVTPIEVTHYYIDIFGYKFGNLAYITDASKISDQEKEKLKNLDFLIINCLRREKEHLSHFILPQVLDLVKELQPKQTYLTHISHQFGFHQDAYDELPAHIQPAFDGMEIIF; encoded by the coding sequence ATGCATCTTAAATTTTTAGGTACAGGGACTTCTCAAGGGGTTCCTTTTATCGGATGTACAGACCCGGTATGCCTATCAGAAAATCCTAAAGATAAAAGACTAAGGTCTTCTGTAATCATTACAACCAATGCGGGTAACAAGATTTTAATCGATTGCGGACCCGATTTTAGACAGCAAATGTTGAACAATTCCGAAGATAGAGTAGACGCAGTACTTATCACCCATGAGCATAATGACCATGTAATAGGAATGGATGATCTAAGGCCGCTTATTTTTAAGATGAAAAAAGAAATGCCTATCTATTGTAAAGAAAGAACTGCTACCGAGATTAAAAAAAGATTTCCGTATGCTTTTGCAAAAGACAAATATCCTGGAGCTCCTTCTTTTGAAATGAACATTTTAGAAAACAAGCCCTTTACTTTATTGGATGTTGAGGTGACTCCCATAGAGGTTACCCATTACTACATTGATATTTTTGGATATAAATTTGGGAATTTAGCTTACATAACAGATGCTAGTAAGATTAGTGATCAGGAAAAAGAAAAGTTAAAGAATTTAGATTTTTTAATTATCAACTGTCTTAGAAGAGAAAAAGAGCACCTTTCTCATTTTATTCTTCCCCAGGTGTTAGATTTGGTGAAAGAATTACAACCCAAACAAACTTACCTAACCCACATAAGCCATCAATTTGGTTTTCACCAAGATGCGTATGATGAGCTTCCAGCGCACATACAGCCAGCTTTTGATGGTATGGAAATTATTTTTTAA
- a CDS encoding sodium:alanine symporter family protein yields MDALITSLSKLVWSYALIGLCAFSGIYFSIRTGFLQFRYIRTMLRLLFTGEKSEKGISPFQAFSLAISGRVGTGNIVGVATAISMGGPGAIFWMWVIAILGAASAFVESTLGQVYKQEQNGEYRGGPAYYIEKGLGIKWYAILFAIVTVMSCGLLLPGIQSNSIAASIKNAFGISTFDVGGFPISYAGILVVILLGFIIIGGVKRLGKVSEIVVPFMAGAYILMAIIIISLNIKEIPSIVQLIVSSAFDLNSTFAGILGSTIAWGVKRGIYSNEAGQGTAPHAAAASEVKHPVEQGLVQAFSIYIDTLFVCTATAFMILFTQKYNVINETTQKVIVENIPGVDYTGFTQAAVSYHFPSFGNEFVAFALFFFAFTTIIAYYYYAETNIAYLLKKKNNNIKPYIWILRIVFLLATYYGTVKEAQIAWAIGDIGVGLMAWVNVIAILLLGNTAIKVWKDYESKKKSGIQNPSFHAEDIGLENADFWKNKKEL; encoded by the coding sequence ATGGATGCACTTATCACCAGCTTAAGTAAACTTGTTTGGTCTTATGCCTTAATTGGTTTATGTGCCTTTTCAGGAATTTACTTTTCTATCAGAACCGGGTTCTTACAGTTCCGATATATCCGAACCATGCTTCGATTACTCTTTACTGGAGAAAAATCAGAAAAAGGAATTTCTCCTTTTCAAGCCTTTTCCTTGGCCATCTCTGGTCGTGTAGGTACGGGCAATATTGTAGGAGTTGCGACAGCCATCTCTATGGGAGGACCGGGAGCCATCTTTTGGATGTGGGTGATTGCAATTTTAGGTGCTGCTTCTGCTTTTGTAGAATCTACTTTAGGGCAAGTATATAAACAAGAACAAAATGGAGAATACCGAGGAGGACCTGCTTATTATATCGAGAAAGGACTCGGCATCAAATGGTATGCTATTTTGTTTGCAATTGTTACGGTTATGAGTTGTGGTTTGCTTCTTCCTGGTATCCAAAGTAATAGTATTGCAGCATCCATCAAGAATGCTTTTGGTATTTCTACCTTCGATGTAGGAGGTTTCCCTATCAGCTATGCAGGGATTTTAGTTGTTATTTTACTAGGGTTCATCATCATTGGAGGAGTTAAGCGATTAGGTAAAGTTTCAGAAATTGTTGTTCCGTTTATGGCAGGAGCTTACATCTTGATGGCAATTATTATTATTTCTTTAAACATCAAGGAAATCCCATCTATCGTTCAACTTATCGTAAGTTCGGCATTTGATTTAAATTCTACTTTCGCGGGAATTTTAGGCTCTACCATTGCTTGGGGAGTAAAACGAGGAATTTATTCCAATGAGGCAGGACAAGGTACTGCACCCCACGCAGCGGCAGCTTCGGAAGTAAAACACCCTGTAGAACAAGGTTTAGTACAAGCTTTTTCTATCTATATCGATACTTTGTTTGTATGCACTGCAACGGCTTTTATGATTTTGTTTACCCAAAAATACAATGTTATCAATGAGACCACTCAAAAAGTAATTGTAGAAAACATCCCAGGGGTAGATTATACAGGTTTTACTCAAGCTGCTGTGTCTTACCATTTCCCTTCTTTTGGAAATGAGTTTGTTGCTTTTGCATTATTCTTCTTTGCCTTTACAACCATTATTGCTTATTACTACTATGCTGAAACCAATATTGCTTATTTACTCAAAAAGAAGAATAATAACATCAAGCCTTATATCTGGATTTTAAGAATTGTATTCCTTTTAGCTACTTATTACGGAACAGTAAAAGAAGCTCAAATTGCTTGGGCTATTGGCGACATTGGTGTTGGGCTAATGGCTTGGGTAAACGTTATTGCGATTTTACTACTAGGAAATACCGCTATAAAAGTTTGGAAAGATTACGAGAGCAAGAAAAAGAGCGGAATCCAAAATCCAAGTTTCCATGCAGAAGATATTGGATTGGAAAATGCTGATTTCTGGAAAAATAAAAAGGAGCTTTAA